The DNA sequence CGTGTCCCCGGTACGCGTATAGATGCGGGTGAGATTGACCATGGGGCCGAGCCTACGCGGCGGCCCTACGCCCCGGCCTGCCGGAAGAGCCGGGCGCCGAGGGTCACGGCCACCACCGCCAGCGCGGAGGCGACCAGCGCCGCCAGCGCGATCTTCCCGTCCCCGTACTCCCCGGCGAAGGCGGCCCGCACCCCGTCCACGAGATAGCGGAACGGCACGAAGTGCGAGGCGATGTCGAGCCAGCGCGGCCCGAGCGACATCGGCAGCAGAATCCCGGACAGCAGCATCGCGGGCATGGTGAGCGAGTTGATGACCGGCGCGAACCCCTGCGGGGAGGCCACCCGCATCGCCAGCGCGTACGAGAGCGAGGCGAGCGAGACGGTCAGCACGCCGACGAAGACGAAGCCGATGGCCACGCCCAGCACCGGGGCGCGCAGCCCGAGCGCCACGGCGACGCACACCAGCACCAGGGATTGCACCAGCAACTGCACGACGTCCTTGAGCACCCGGCCCATGAGCAGCGCCAGCCGGCTGACCGGGGTGACCCGCATCCGCTCGATGACGCCCGTGCGCCGCTCGAAGACCAGCCCGATCCCGGCGAACGAGGCGCTGAAGAGCCCGAGTTGGATGAGGATGCCGGGGACAATGGTCTGCCAGGAGCTGCCCTGGCCGCCCAGCGGCACATCGGTGAGCAGTGGGCCGAAGAAGACGAGGAAGAGCAGCGGCTGGACCATCCCGAAGACCAGGGCGGGCTTGGAGCGCAGCGTCTGGCGGGCGTAGCGGCCGAAGATCAGGGCCGTGTCGGAGACGAGCTGAGGCATGGGGCCTTCTTCCGGGGTCAGACGGCGAGCGGGGCGGGGTGGCGCGGGGTGGCGCCGCGCCCGGTGATGGCGATGAAGGCGTCCTGGAGGGTGGCGTCCGGCGAGCCGCCGTACCCGGCCTTGAGCCCCGCCGCGGTGCCCTCGGCGGCCACTTGGCCCTGGTCGACGATGACGAGCCGGTCGGACAGGGCCTCCGCCTCGTCCAGGTAGTGGGTGGTCAGGAAGACGGTCATGTCCTGCTCGGCGCGCAGCCGGCGCACCAGCTGCCACAGCTCGGCGCGGCTGCCGGGGTCGAGCCCGGTGGTCGGCTCGTCCAGGAAGAGGATCTCGGGCCGGTGGACCAGGCCGAGGGCGATGTCCAGCCGCCGCCGCTGCCCGCCGGAGAGCGCGGCGCAGGGGCGGTCCAGCAGCTCGGTGAGGTCCAGTTCCCGGGCCAGCTCCGCGGCGCGGGCGGTCGCCTCGGCCTTGCCCATCCGGTAGAGCCGCCCCTGGGTGACCAGTTCCTCCCGTACCGAGACGGTCGGGTCGACCCCGCCGGACTGGGCCACGTATCCGATCCGCCGGCGCACCCCCGCCGGATCGCGGGCGAGGTCGTGGCCGGCCACGGTGGCGCTGCCCCCGGTGGGCGGGAGCAGCGTGGTGAGCATCCGCAGCGTGGTGGTCTTGCCCGCTCCGTTGGGCCCGAGGAAGCCCAGGATCTCCCCGCGTTCGACGGTCAGGTCGATACCGCGCACGGCCGTCACGGGGCCGCGTTTGGTCCGGAAGGTGTGGGTGAGGCCGTTCGTCGTGATGACTGCCATGGGACAAGAAAAACAGGGAGACTCTATTTTTGCAACGACCCCAAAAACCAAGGAGCCCCAGCGAAGTTAGGATGAGGCCATGGCGGAAGGGCTCAGGGAGCGGAAGAAGCGGCAGACCAGGCAGCACATCTCGGACGTCGCGACCGGGCTGTTCATGGAGCGCGGCTTCGAGGCGGTCACGATCGCGGAGATCGCCGAGGCGGCCGAGGTCTCCGTCAACACGGTCTACAACTACTTCCCGGCCAAGGAGGACCTCTTCGTCGACCGCGAGGAGGAGATCGTCGACCGCCCCTCCCGGCTCGTCCGGGAGCGCGCCGTCGGCCAGTCGGCGGCGCGGGCGCTGCTGGACCAGCTGCGCCAGGACATCGGCGAGCGGCACCCCTATGTCGGGCTGACCGCGGGGTTCGACCGGTTCCGGCAGGTCATCGTGGATTCGCCGACGCTGATGGCCCGGCTCTTCACGATCCAGGGCAGGGCCGTCAACCGGCTCGGCGGCACGCTGCGCGAAGAGGCCGCCGCCGCGCCGCAGGACCCGACCCCCGAGTTCATCGCCCATCAGCTCGTCGGCGCGGAGAACGCCGTCCGGCGCGCCATCCAGCACGGGCTCGCGGAGGGCGGCAGCGTGGACGAGGTCGCCGAGGACGCCCTCCGTAAGGTCGACGTCATGGAATCGCTCCTCAGCGACACAGTGCTCAACTATGCGGTGAAGAACACACCGTGACGCGCGTTACGAGGGGCTGCCCGCAGGGGTGAACGGGCGTTAAGGTCCGGCACATCGAATTGTCGCGAAAACGGAAGGGTGTGTGTCGTGGCCAAGAAGCTCGCGGTCATCGGAGCCGGACTCATGGGGTCCGGTATCGCGCAGGTCTCGGCCCAGGCAGGCTGGGACGTGGTGCTGCGTGATGTGACCGACGAGGCGCTGCGGCGCGGTACGGACGCCATCCGTAGCTCGTACGAGAAGTTCGTCTCCAAGGGCAAGCTGGCGGCGGAGGAGGCCGAGCGGGCGCTGGGCCGGATCACCACCACGACCGACCTCGACGCCGCCGCCGAGGCCGATGTCGTGGTGGAGGCGGTCTTCGAGAAGATCGAGGTCAAGCGGGAGATCTTCGGCGCCCTCGACGAGCTGGTCAAGGACGACGCGATCCTGGCGTCGAACACCTCCGCCATCCCGATCACCAAGATCGCCGCGGCCACCCGGCGCCCGGAGCGGGTCGTCGGCACCCACTTCTTCTCGCCGGTCCCGATGATGGGGCTGTGCGAGCTGGTCCGCGGCTACAAGACCAGCGACGAAACCCTGGCCGCCGCACGGGAGTTCGCCGAGGGCGTGGGCAAGACCTGTATCGTCGTCAACCGCGATGTCGCGGGCTTTGTCACCACCCGGCTCATCTCGGCGCTCGTCGTGGAAGCGGCGAAGCTGTACGAGTCGGGGGTTGCCACGGCCGAGGACATCGACACCGCCTGCAAGCTGGGCTTCGGCCATGCGATGGGACCCCTCGCGACGGCCGATCTGACCGGCGTGGACATCCTGCTGCACGCCACCGACAACATCTACACCGAGTCCCAGGACGAGAAGTTCGCACCGCCGGAGATCATGCGCCGGATGGTCGATGCGGGGGACATCGGCCGCAAGAGCGGCGAGGGCTTCTACCGCTACTGAGGGCCCTGGTGCGGCGCCAGGGCCGGAACTCACCCTCGCGGGTGAAATCGGTATCGGTTCGCTTACAGACGGCAACTTCCTCGTATGAGAGGCAGTCAGTTCTGTAGACAGAAATGGCGCATTGACGACACGACGCACCGTAGTGGGGAGCGCATATGCACATCAGGGGCGACCACGCCGAGCTGGTCGTCGGGGGCCGACTGGACGTCCGGAGCGCGGCGGACGCCCGTACGGCCCTGCACACCGCCGTCGACGCCGGCGGCGGGGATCTCGTTCTCGACCTCACCGAATTGGACTCCTGGGACGCCACCGGACTCGGGGTGATCATGGGTGCGCACCGCCGGGCCGGCCGGATGGGCAGACGGCTCGTGCTGCGCGGGGTGCCGCCCCAGATGCAGCGGCTGCTGGTGGCCACCCGGCTGCACCGCATCCTGGCGATCGAAGGCGGTCTGGAGGCGGAGTCGCTGCCGCGGGTCTGAGCGGCGTGGGCCGGTTGCCCGGGGGCGCGTTGGCGGGGGTGGCGCGTTGCCCGGGGTGGCGCGGGCGCCCTCCGGCGCGGTGGATACTGTGAGCAGGTCCAGGCCGTCGCATACGGCCCGGGGTTCGGTGGACGCCGGACGCACTCTCTACGGCGGCACCGGACCAGAAGCGAAGGCAGGCCGGGGAGCCTTACAGCACGCCACGCCTCTGGGGGGCAAGGACCATGGACCCGAAGAACGACAGACCGGAAGAGCACGGTCACGACGACGCCGGGCCGGGCGGGGCCTCCGGCGCGCCTGTGGCGGACGGCGACGGCTCGTCGTCGCGCCCGTCCGCCGTACGCGTGCCGGGGCTGCCGGGGGACGAGCCGACGCCCCCTCCGGGCGGGCCGGTGCCCGGCTCGTCCGCCTCCTCTGCCTCCGCCGGGTCTGCTGCCTCTGCCGGCTCTGCCGCGGGGCCGGTCCGCACCGCGCGCATCGTCACCGGTGACCATCTGCTGACGGTCAACCCCGTGGACGGCAGCGAGATAGAACCCTGCTCGCCCGGAGAGCGCCCCGACCGGCCCGAGCGCCACGGCCCCGACGAGCGCGAGGAGTTGCGCCGCGCCGCCGCCCCGCCGCGTCCGTCCGGCACCGTCGTACCCGAGCTGCCGATGCTGGAGCGCGACGACGAGCGGGACCGGCTCGCCCGGCTGGTCGCCCGCGGCCGCTCGGTGCGGGTCACCGGGCCCTCCGGCGTGGGGCGCAGCACCCTGCTGGAGGCCGTCGCCGCCGACTGCGAGCGGCTCGCGCCCGACGGTGTCGTACGCCTCTCCGGCTACCGCCGCACCCCCGCCGACCTCCTCCACGACCTCTACGCCGCCGTCTTCAGCGCCCCGCTGTACCGGCCCGACCGGGCGGAGCTGCTGGACGCGGTCCAGGAGATCGGCGCGGTTGTCGTCCTCGACGACATCGAGTTCGGCGGCACCGCGCTGGACGAGTTCCTCGACGCGACCCCCGAATGCGCGTTCCTGATCTCCGCCACTCCCGACGTCCCGAGCCCGTCCCCCGACGCGCACCTCGAGGAGGTCTCCCTCTCCGGGCTCAGCCGTACGGCCGGTCTCGAACTGCTGGAGCGGGCCGCACGGCGGCCGCTGGCGGAGGACGAGGTGAGCTGGGCGGCGGATCTGTGGTTCGAGTCCGAGGGGCTGCCGCTGCGCTTCGTGCAGGCGGGCGCGCTGCTGCGGCAGCGGGACGCCCTGCGCGACGACCCCGCCGGGCCGGAGGCGGACGAGGGCCACGAGGCCGCGCTGCCCTCGCTCGCCGAGGCGGCGTCCCCCGCCGCGCTGCTCGCCGCCCGGCTGAGCGAGACGGCCCGCGACGCCCTGCGGTTCGCGGTCGCGCTCGGCGGCGAATGCCCGCACCGGGCCCATCTGCCCGCGCTCACCGGGGACACCCACGCGGACGCGGCCCTCGGCGAACTGCTCGGCTGCGGCCTCGTCACCCCGGCCGGATCGCACTACCGGCTGGCGGCGGGCGTCACCGACCACCTCGCGCAGGAGGGCTACGCCGACGAGAACGCCGGGCGTGCGCACACCCTCGCCGAGCACTACGCCTGGTGGGCCGGCCACCGCTCGGTGGCGCCCGAGCGCGTGGCCGCCGAGGCCGACGCGATCCTCGCGGCGATGGCCGCGCTCATCGGCAGCCGCGAGGCGGGCCACGCCGACGCCGCCGTGCGCCTCGCCCGCGCCGCCGCACCCGCCTTCGCCGCGGCGCTGCACTGGGGCGCCTGGGAGCGGGCGGTGCGCCACGGCCAGGAGGCCGCGCGGCTGGCGGGACAGGTCGCGGACGAGGCGTACTTCCACCATGAGCTGGGCGTCCTCGCGCTGTGCACGGGCAATCTGGACCGGGCCCGCGCGGAGTTGGAGGCGTCGATCGGGCTGCGCGGCGTCCTCGCGGACAAGCGGGGCACGGTCGCGGGCCGGCGCGCGCTGGCCCTGGTCGCCGACCGCTCGCCGGGCTCGGCGATGGCCGGGGCGTTCGGGGTGAGCGGCAAGGGCGTGGCGTCCCCGAGTGCGTCCTCCGGCGCGTCTTCCGGTGCGCCTTCGGGTACGTCCTCGGGTGCGTCCTCCGGCGCGTTCTCGGCGGCGGGCGCCGGGCCGGACGACACGGAGACCACGATCGTCACCCCGAAGGTGGCGGCGACGACGCCGCTGGCCGCCCTGGGCACGACGGCGGTGACGGCCACGGCGGCGACGGCGGCGATCCCGGCCGTCTCCCGGACCTCGGTGGCCGCTTCCGCCACCCCGGCGGCCCCCGGCACCGCGTCCGCCTCCGGCGGGTCCTCCGCCGGGCTCTCCGGCGGCAAGCCGCGCGGTCTGCGCCGCCTGGCGGCGCACGGTGCCCGGCGCAATGTGGTCGCGGCGGCCGCCGGTGTGCTGCTGGTGGCCGTGCTCGGCACCGTGGTGACCCTGGGCGCCACCTCGGGCAACGACCACGACACCCCCACCGACAAGGTCAAGCCGGGCCGGTCGGCCACGCAGCGGGACGACGACCCGACCGCCGACGAGCCCACGAGCGGCACCAGCCAGGCCCCCCAGCCGGGCCTCAGCGGGGCGCCGCAGGCGCCCGCGTCCCCGTCCGCGCCGAGCAGCGGCTCGCCCAGCGGGTCCACGGCGTCGAGCGGCCCGTCGTCGACGAGCGGCGCGCCCTCGGACAGCGGGCAGCCGCCCTCGCCGCCGTCGTCGGACCCCACGACCCAGCGTCCGAAGCCCACGAGCAAGCCGCCGACGGACAAGCCGACGACCCCGACCGGTCAGCCCAGCGAGCCGACGCCCTCGACCTCCGCCCCGACCACGACCCCCACCGACGGCACGTCCAACACCGCGAGCGCCCCCACCACCCACACGGCCTCGGCCACCGCCGGCCCGGTCGGGGCGTAACCCCGCTCCCGCCGCGGCCGGACGCCGGACGCACACGCACCGGGACACCAGGCGGACGCCGGGCGGACCACAGGCGGACGCCGGGCGGCCACAGGCGCCGGAACGAGCCGGATCCCGCCCGGCCCCCGTGGCGGGATGTGGTCGGCTCAGGGGCCGGGGAAGGGTCCGTACGACGGAAGAAGGCCCGGGGCCGTCGGCCCCGGGCCCCAGCGGCCGGTCAGAAGAGGCGGAGCTTGTCGTCCTCGATGCCCCGGAGCGCGTCGTAGTCCAGCACCACGCAGCCGATGCCCCGGTCGGTGGCGAGGACGCGGGCCTGGGGCTTGATCTCCTGGGCGGCGAAGATGCCCTTCACCGGGGCGAGATGCGGGTCCCGGTTGAGGAGTTCGAGATAGCGGGTGAGCTGCTCGACCCCGTCGATCTCACCACGGCGTTTGATCTCCACGGCGACCGTCGCCCCGTCCGCGTCGCGGCAGAGAATGTCCACGGGGCCAATGGCAGTGGGGTATTCACGCCGAATAAGCGTCCAGCCATCGCCGAGTGTCTCGATACGGTCGGCGAGCAGCTCCTGGAGATGCGCCTCGACCCCGTCCTTGATCAGCCCGGGGTCCACGCCGAGTTCGTGCGAGGAGTCGTGGAGGATCTCCTCCATCGTGATGATGAGCTTCTCGCCCGCCTTGTTCACGACCGTCCACACATCGTCGTCGCCTTCCTTCAGCGTGCACGGCGGAGACATCCAGTTGAGGGGTTTGTAGGCCCTGTCGTCCGCGTGGATGGACACGCTGCCGTCGGCCTTGACGAGGATCAGACGGGGTGCCGAGGGAAGGTGGGCGGTGAGGCGGCCGGCGTAGTCCACAGAGCACCGGGCGATGACGAGACGCATGGTCGGCAACGCTACTCGACCACCACCGCCTCACGCGATTCGTCCGTCGATGGCCCCCTTCGGCGATGGCTGGTTGTGTGCCCATTCTCCTGGTGCGGGGGCAGTGGCCGAATTACCGTTGAAGCGGGTGGTCGTCGGATGGGTACGCTGCGTCGCCGTCCGCCCTTCCCGTCCCTGAGACCCCGCTCGCGGGGTCGCGAGAGGAGAACCCATGTCGCTCGACGTCTCACCGGCCCTGCTCGAACAGGCCGAGCGAGGCGAGGTCGACGAAGCCGCCTTCGTCGACTGCGTCAGGAACTCCCTACCCTACGCATGGGAGATGATCAGCTCACTGGTGGCACAGCTGAAGGTGGACGGCGGGGAGTTCGCCGACAACCAGACGCCGCCGCCCGACGAGCAGGCACGCGGTCAGCTGCTCCGCGCACTGGCGAGTGACGCGATACGCGGCGCGCTGGAGCGCCACTTCGGGGTGCGACTGGCCTTCCAGAACTGCCACCGGGTCGCGGTCTTCCCGGTGGACGCCTCCGCCGACGAACGCCTCGCCCGCTTCACCTCGGTCCGGGGGCAGCTGCTCAACCAGTCACCCGAGCTCCGCGACTGCTGACGGGACCTCCGCTGCCGCTCCGCCAGGGGGAGGTGTATCAGCGCAGGAGCGGCAGCACCTCACCACCGAGCCGACGCACATTCTCCTCCGTGGTCGCCAGATCCCCCGACCCCTCGACCAGCAGCGCGAACCGGCGGATACCGGTGTGCTCCGCGGTCGCCGCCAGCCGGTCGGCGCACAGCCGCGGCGATCCCACCGGATGCAGCTCGCACAGCAGCTCCGCGTAGGCCACGGGGTCACGCATCCGGCGCTGCCGGCCGTCGACCGTCACATGCGCGTCCAGCCCCTGCCGTAACCAGCCGGGCATCGCCTTGACCAGGGTCTCGGCCGCCGTCTGCCGGGAGTCCGCGACCTGCACCACCCCGGCCGAGACATGCCGCGCCGCCACCGCCTCGACGTCCTCCGGGGTACGGCCCGCCTCCAGCGCGCACTGCCGCCACAGGCCGACCACCTCGGCTTTCTCCTCGTCCCCGCAGTGCATGCCGAGCAGCATGGGCAGCCCGCGCTCGGCGGCGAGCCGCACACTGGCGGGCGAGGTGCAGGCGACGAGCACCGGCGGGGCGCCCACCGCCTGTCCTTCCAGGCCTTCCGGTCGTTCCCGGCCTTCCGGCCCTTCCGGTCCGCCGAGGGCGTCGTCGGCGCGCGGCACCACCGCCACCTCGCGGAAGGAGTACCGCTCCCCGTCCGCCCCCACCCGTGGCTCGCGCAGCCAGCGCAACAGCAGATCGAGCGATTCGGGGAAGCCCTGCTCGTACGCCCGCAGCCCGGAGCCGAAGACCTCGAGATCCACCCAGGGGCCGCCGCGGCCGACACCCAGCGTGAACCGGCCACCGGAGAGGAGGTGGAGCAGTGCGGCCTGCTCACCCAGCGCGACGGGATGCGCGGTCGGCAGTACGCTCACCGCCGTACCGACGCCGATCCGGCGGGTACGTCCCAGCACCAGCCCGGCCAGGGTGACCGCGGACGGACAGACCCCGTACGGAACGAAGTGGTGCTCGGCGATCCAGACCGCGTCCAGTCCGGTCTCCTCGGCGAGCTCGGCCGACCGCACCGCCCGGTGCAACGCCTCTTCCTGTCCCTGGCCAGGGAATTGAGCGGCCAGGATAAAAGCCCCCACATCCATTGTGAACTGCCTCCTTGTCGCGGCTCAGCTGCCGACGCGGGCATTCCCCCTCATAGGCATTAACGCCTGACACGTGCCAAGGGCACGGGCGGGCATGAAGTTTTCATGATGATCGGAGGGCGGGTGTGGACGACGGCTTACCGGGGCGGTGACTGTAGCGCGTACGCTGGTCACAGCCCGTTAGCTCCCAGTTCTGTCGAGGTGCCCCGTGTCTCCACGCCGAAACCGCCCGCGAGGCGGCGAGAAGCCCGAGAAGCCCGTCGGTCGGGAGGGCACGGACCGTTATGGCCTCGATCGCATGGAGAGCTGGCAGGGGGAGGAGTGGGTGGTCCGGCAGGTCGGCGGCACAGCCGCCGCCAAGCACTACCGCTGCCCCGGCTGCGACCAGGAGATTCCGCCGGGGGTGGCGCATGTGGTCGCCTGGCAGCAGCACATGGGCGCGGACGACCGGCGCCACTGGCACAAGGCGTGCTGGAACGCACGGGACCGCCGGAGCGCCAAGCTCCAGCGGTCCCGTAACGCGCCGAGATACTGACTCAGGCCCCCCGCCGGCCCTCCTCATCGCTCCTACGCGTCATCGCTACACATCGCGCCTCTCCAGCAGCACATACGCCCCGACCAGCGCCCCCGCCGCGATCGCGGCCAGCACTCCCAGCTGAGGCCAGCCGCTGTTCAGGCTGTCGTCGATCCGGAAGAGGGAGGCCAGCGCCTGGGGCGAGGCGTACTCCTGCATCTTCACACCCAGATCGCGGAGGCTGTCCGACATCATCAAGAACGCGGGGAGGATGGACGGCAGCAGCACCACACCGAGCATCGTGGTGATGGCGCCCGCGGAGTGCCGCAGCATCGACCCGACGGCCAGCGACAGCAGCCCCAGCAGCGACACATACAACCCCGCGCCGACCGTCGCGCCCAGTATCTGGTCGTTCGTCGGCTCCATGACCTCCGGTCCGCTGTGCATCCCCATGCTGGCGTAGGCCACCAGCGTGAGCGCGAGCGTCGTGGTGGTGAACGACAGGGCGAAGAAGACCAGCACCTTGGCGGTGAGCACCCGTGAGCGCTGCGGGGAGGCGGTGAAGGTGGTCCGGATCATCCCGGTGCCGTACTCGGAGGTGATCACGAGCACCCCGAGGGTGACGATGCACAGCTGGCCGAGCAGGATGCCGAAGAATCCGGGGAGGGTGGTGGGGACGTCGCTGTAGTCGGTGTCACTGGTGCCCGCCGCCACCAGCAGCCCGACCCCGGCGACCAGCGCGACCATGACGCTCAGCGTCCAGATCGTGGAGCGCACCGACTTGATCTTCGTCCACTCGGAGGCGAGGGCGTTGCCGAGGTGGGTGCGCCGGACCGGGATCGGCGAGGTGTACGGGCCGACGGCGGCGTACGGCTGCGAGGGAGACCCGAACGGCATCGGCTGGTGTGCCTGCGGCTGCGCCTGCGCGTGCGATCCGGGGTGCTGCGGCGCCGCCTGGTGCGGTTGCCGCGGCGGCATCGGCGGGGCTGCTTGCGGAGGCCCCTGGGGAGGACCCTGCGGGGGGACGGGCGCCTGGGACTGGTGCTGGTACGGGGTCGTCATCGGGCGTCCTCGGTGTCGCTCTTGTTCAGATCTGCGGGGGCGGGCGGCGCCGCGGGCGGCTGAGCCGGGGGAGCCGGGGGAGCGGTGGGCAGCATCGCGGGCGCGGCGGGTGCCGCGGGCGCGGCGGCGGAGGCGGCCGGAGCAGCGGGAGCGGCAGGACCGGCCGGCGCGGCGGGAGAGGCCGGCGCGGCGGGGATCGCCATGCCCGGGGCGTGCGGCTGCGGCGGGGCCGGCGGTTCCGCGTACCCCGGCAGCACGGTCCCGGGCGGGAAGCCCACGGGCTGTCCCGGAGCGGCCGGCGCATAGCCGTACGGCCCGCCCTGCGGCACCGCGCCGGGGACCGCCTGCTGGAGGGCGGCGCGCTCGTCGAGGGTCGAGCGGTAGTCCACCGCGCCCTGCGTCATCCGCATGTACGCCTCTTCCAGCGACGCCTGGTGCGGGGAGAGCTCCCACAGCCGGACGTCCGCCCCATGCGCCAGATCGCTGATGCGCGGCAGCGGCAGCCCGGTCACCCGCAGCGCGCCGTCCTGCTCCGGCAGCACCTGGCCGCCCGCCTCGCTCAGCGCGGCGGTCAGCTTCTCGCGCTGCTGCGGATCGCCCTCGGGGGTGCGGACGCGTGCGAAGTCCGCCGAGTTGTAGGAGATGAAGTCCTTGACGCTCATATCGGCGAGCAGTTGTCCGCGCCCGATCACGATCAGATGGTCGGCGGTGAGCGCCATCTCGCTCATCAGATGGCTGGAGACGAAGACGGTGCGGCCCTCGGAGGCCAGCTGCTTCATGAAGTTACGGACCCAGAGGATGCCCTCGGGGTCCAGGCCGTTGACCGGCTCGTCGAAGAGCAGCACCTGGGGATCGCCGAGGAGGGCGGCCGCGATGCCCAGACGCTGTCCCATGCCGAGGGAGAAGCCCTTGGAGCGCTTGCGCGCCACGTTCTGGAGTCCCACCACGCCCAGCACTTCGTCGACCCGGCGGGCCGGAATCCCGGACAGCTGGGCGAGGCAGAGCAGATGCTGCCGTGCGCTGCGGCCGCCGTGCACCGCCTTGGCGTCGAGGAGCGCGCCCACCTGGCGGGGGGCGTTGGGCAGTTTGCGGAACGGGTAGCCGCCGACCGTGACATGGCCGGCGGTGGGCTCGTCGAGGCCCAGGATCATCCGCATCGTGGTGGACTTGCCCGACCCGTTGGGCCCGAGGAAGCCGGTGACGGCACCCGGCCGCACCTGGAAGGACAGGTTGTACACGGCCGTCTTGGCGCCGTAGCGCTTCGTCAGGCCGACTGCCTCGATCATTCTCCGCCCCTCATGAGCATGGGTCGGGCGTGCTCGCCCCCGGTGAGGCTTAGGAGGATAACGGCGTGTTGACGGTTCCCGTTATTCGAGGGATGAGAGCGCATCGTAACCCTGGGGCCGTCCGGGGCCGCCGCGCTCGTCCTCCGGGCAGCGCAGAAGGGCGGGTTGGGGCAGCGCCCAGCCCTCCTCCTGGAAGATCCGGGTGCCGGTCGCCCGCACGGCGGGGCCGGCGCCCGCTCGGGCGACCCAGGCCCCAGGGTCGGGGCCGAGGAGTGCGCGCAGCCGCGCCGAACCGGCGAGCAGCCGGGTGAGCAGGGCGCTTTGGTCGCCGCCGCCGGGGAGGGGGCGTTCGGTGCCGTCCGGGGACACCAGCACCCCGCGCTCGCCGACGTAGAGATACGCGCCCCGGAGCCGCTCGCCGGACGGCATGACCATCGGGTACTCCGCACCGGGCAGCAGGACGCGGCGGTAGTTGGGGTACTCGGTGGCGTCCACGGCCGCCAGCTGCTCGGCGTCCAGCCAGCTGACGACCAGGGGGGTGCGGGCTCCGGGCGCCGTGTACGGGGCGGAGGCCACGTAACCGTACCGGCCGATGTGGGCCGAGCAGCCGACCGCGATGCCGTGCACGTCGACCGGGACC is a window from the Streptomyces luomodiensis genome containing:
- a CDS encoding LLM class flavin-dependent oxidoreductase, with the protein product MDVGAFILAAQFPGQGQEEALHRAVRSAELAEETGLDAVWIAEHHFVPYGVCPSAVTLAGLVLGRTRRIGVGTAVSVLPTAHPVALGEQAALLHLLSGGRFTLGVGRGGPWVDLEVFGSGLRAYEQGFPESLDLLLRWLREPRVGADGERYSFREVAVVPRADDALGGPEGPEGRERPEGLEGQAVGAPPVLVACTSPASVRLAAERGLPMLLGMHCGDEEKAEVVGLWRQCALEAGRTPEDVEAVAARHVSAGVVQVADSRQTAAETLVKAMPGWLRQGLDAHVTVDGRQRRMRDPVAYAELLCELHPVGSPRLCADRLAATAEHTGIRRFALLVEGSGDLATTEENVRRLGGEVLPLLR
- a CDS encoding ABC transporter permease, with product MPQLVSDTALIFGRYARQTLRSKPALVFGMVQPLLFLVFFGPLLTDVPLGGQGSSWQTIVPGILIQLGLFSASFAGIGLVFERRTGVIERMRVTPVSRLALLMGRVLKDVVQLLVQSLVLVCVAVALGLRAPVLGVAIGFVFVGVLTVSLASLSYALAMRVASPQGFAPVINSLTMPAMLLSGILLPMSLGPRWLDIASHFVPFRYLVDGVRAAFAGEYGDGKIALAALVASALAVVAVTLGARLFRQAGA
- a CDS encoding ABC transporter ATP-binding protein, whose amino-acid sequence is MAVITTNGLTHTFRTKRGPVTAVRGIDLTVERGEILGFLGPNGAGKTTTLRMLTTLLPPTGGSATVAGHDLARDPAGVRRRIGYVAQSGGVDPTVSVREELVTQGRLYRMGKAEATARAAELARELDLTELLDRPCAALSGGQRRRLDIALGLVHRPEILFLDEPTTGLDPGSRAELWQLVRRLRAEQDMTVFLTTHYLDEAEALSDRLVIVDQGQVAAEGTAAGLKAGYGGSPDATLQDAFIAITGRGATPRHPAPLAV
- a CDS encoding STAS domain-containing protein; amino-acid sequence: MHIRGDHAELVVGGRLDVRSAADARTALHTAVDAGGGDLVLDLTELDSWDATGLGVIMGAHRRAGRMGRRLVLRGVPPQMQRLLVATRLHRILAIEGGLEAESLPRV
- a CDS encoding TetR/AcrR family transcriptional regulator yields the protein MAEGLRERKKRQTRQHISDVATGLFMERGFEAVTIAEIAEAAEVSVNTVYNYFPAKEDLFVDREEEIVDRPSRLVRERAVGQSAARALLDQLRQDIGERHPYVGLTAGFDRFRQVIVDSPTLMARLFTIQGRAVNRLGGTLREEAAAAPQDPTPEFIAHQLVGAENAVRRAIQHGLAEGGSVDEVAEDALRKVDVMESLLSDTVLNYAVKNTP
- the nucS gene encoding endonuclease NucS; its protein translation is MRLVIARCSVDYAGRLTAHLPSAPRLILVKADGSVSIHADDRAYKPLNWMSPPCTLKEGDDDVWTVVNKAGEKLIITMEEILHDSSHELGVDPGLIKDGVEAHLQELLADRIETLGDGWTLIRREYPTAIGPVDILCRDADGATVAVEIKRRGEIDGVEQLTRYLELLNRDPHLAPVKGIFAAQEIKPQARVLATDRGIGCVVLDYDALRGIEDDKLRLF
- a CDS encoding 3-hydroxyacyl-CoA dehydrogenase family protein, which gives rise to MAKKLAVIGAGLMGSGIAQVSAQAGWDVVLRDVTDEALRRGTDAIRSSYEKFVSKGKLAAEEAERALGRITTTTDLDAAAEADVVVEAVFEKIEVKREIFGALDELVKDDAILASNTSAIPITKIAAATRRPERVVGTHFFSPVPMMGLCELVRGYKTSDETLAAAREFAEGVGKTCIVVNRDVAGFVTTRLISALVVEAAKLYESGVATAEDIDTACKLGFGHAMGPLATADLTGVDILLHATDNIYTESQDEKFAPPEIMRRMVDAGDIGRKSGEGFYRY
- a CDS encoding SCO5389 family protein, with translation MSLDVSPALLEQAERGEVDEAAFVDCVRNSLPYAWEMISSLVAQLKVDGGEFADNQTPPPDEQARGQLLRALASDAIRGALERHFGVRLAFQNCHRVAVFPVDASADERLARFTSVRGQLLNQSPELRDC
- a CDS encoding ATP-binding protein: MDPKNDRPEEHGHDDAGPGGASGAPVADGDGSSSRPSAVRVPGLPGDEPTPPPGGPVPGSSASSASAGSAASAGSAAGPVRTARIVTGDHLLTVNPVDGSEIEPCSPGERPDRPERHGPDEREELRRAAAPPRPSGTVVPELPMLERDDERDRLARLVARGRSVRVTGPSGVGRSTLLEAVAADCERLAPDGVVRLSGYRRTPADLLHDLYAAVFSAPLYRPDRAELLDAVQEIGAVVVLDDIEFGGTALDEFLDATPECAFLISATPDVPSPSPDAHLEEVSLSGLSRTAGLELLERAARRPLAEDEVSWAADLWFESEGLPLRFVQAGALLRQRDALRDDPAGPEADEGHEAALPSLAEAASPAALLAARLSETARDALRFAVALGGECPHRAHLPALTGDTHADAALGELLGCGLVTPAGSHYRLAAGVTDHLAQEGYADENAGRAHTLAEHYAWWAGHRSVAPERVAAEADAILAAMAALIGSREAGHADAAVRLARAAAPAFAAALHWGAWERAVRHGQEAARLAGQVADEAYFHHELGVLALCTGNLDRARAELEASIGLRGVLADKRGTVAGRRALALVADRSPGSAMAGAFGVSGKGVASPSASSGASSGAPSGTSSGASSGAFSAAGAGPDDTETTIVTPKVAATTPLAALGTTAVTATAATAAIPAVSRTSVAASATPAAPGTASASGGSSAGLSGGKPRGLRRLAAHGARRNVVAAAAGVLLVAVLGTVVTLGATSGNDHDTPTDKVKPGRSATQRDDDPTADEPTSGTSQAPQPGLSGAPQAPASPSAPSSGSPSGSTASSGPSSTSGAPSDSGQPPSPPSSDPTTQRPKPTSKPPTDKPTTPTGQPSEPTPSTSAPTTTPTDGTSNTASAPTTHTASATAGPVGA